GGATTTTCACCGCCAACGCGTTTAATTTCATCCCAAAGCAGGTTCTTCTCGTAAGGCGTATTTGCCACTCCCCGAACTTCTAATTTATTTCCGTTCACCTGTACATCTCCTTTTTGGATTTTCAATTTTTCTCCCAAATCCAGAACGCTTTGATATTTTGCTTTAACCATTTTGTTTACATTTTAAGTTTATGACTTAAAGATACAAATTTTGAAATCTTTGTTTCGGTATCTGACCTATTTTTTAAATCGTGTCTCTTGTTTTCGACATTTAACAAAAATTATAGGTCAAAGTGGTAATTTAACGTAACATTAAATTGTTTTAATACAAATTTCACATTATGAAACCTACTTTTACTGAAACAAAAATCAACATTATGAAATTTAAAGCAATTATCATGTCATTAGCAGCAATAGTAATGGTCTTTACTGCCTGCGACGATAGTAAAAAGAAAGATGCTGAAGCCGCAACATTGGCTGAAGCTCAAAAAATGGAAATGGAAGCCCAATTGAAAGCCGAAGAGGATGCTAAAATGGCAAAAATGGAATTTGAAAATAATACCATTGCAGCCTTGGCCATGGGAAATGAAAATTTCTCAGGACTAGTGCACCACTTGCAGGCAGCAGATTTAGCCGAAACCTTTAAAGGAGAAGGAGAATATACTGTATTCGCACCCACAAATGAAGCTTTCAACAAAGTACCTAAAGCGACTATGGACAATTTAATGAAGCCTGAAAACAAAGAAACATTGCAGGGATTATTAAAATATCACGTAGTTTCCGGGGAGTGGAAAGCTGCCGATCTTGTAAAGGCTATTAACGATAACAACAACAAATACACTGTTACTACATTACAAGGTGATAACTTAACGTTGTCTCTAAAAGATGGTAAGGTGCAAATAAAAGATTCCAAAGGTGCAATTGCAACCGTTGTTACCGCTGATATAGATGCGTCTAACGGTGTAATTCACACAATTGATAAGGTAGTAATGCCTAAACAATAAGGTTAGTTAGTTGAGTTAAGTGAAAGAGGGCCTCGCATTGCGGGGTCTTTTTTTATGCTGTAAGATTTTCCGAAATATAATCCATTACTTCATCTTGTGTAAGTGCCGAGAACTTTGCATATCGTTGTTCACTGTGGACGTCGATAATTTCAAGCATGGCATCGCTCACCAAGTCTTTATTCTTCCAGGTATTTAGAGCCGAAATAACCTTTGGCAGACACCCTTTTTTATAAGCAATTTGCCCCAAAACATGCACTAATGTGTCTCGTACGAGTTTGGTTTCATCATCTTGTAACACTTCCAACAGTGGTAAAATATCCTGAGGATGCGTTCTCCCACGCAGTTCGATACCATGACACACTTGCCGTCTTATTTCTTTGTCGGGATGTGTTAAAAATTGTTTGGCCCAAGCCAGAGTGGGCTTCGGGTTTTTCTGACTCATTTTCTTCAGCGAACCAATTACTGCATTTCGCACCTTGTGATGTGAATCGAATAAGGCTACGTCAAAAATTGCTGAAACAACTTCAAATTGAAATTTGCCAATTTCACCTGCTGCATTCACCACAGTTTGCCGCACATGCTCATTAGCTTCCGATAGTAATTTCAGTATAACTTCTACAAGGGATTCTCTAAGCGAAGGTTCCCCGTTATAAATTCTGCCAACACCCAAATAGGAAGCTTATCGAATGTAGGTGTCTTCATTTGAAAAATAGTCAATAAAAATAGTTACATACTTTGTTTTGACAGCTTCTTGTAACTGAAACTGAATTTCAGCTACTTTTTGAACACGTGCTAACTTGGATAAATCGAAAAACGACATCGTTTCAAAAATTACTTTTAAAGCTGAAGGCATATTCACTTTCTCCATGCTCCTGCAAATATTCGAGTCTTTTTTTTCCTTCCTGAAGGGTAGGGATTTCGCC
This genomic stretch from Ulvibacter sp. MAR_2010_11 harbors:
- a CDS encoding fasciclin domain-containing protein, giving the protein MKFKAIIMSLAAIVMVFTACDDSKKKDAEAATLAEAQKMEMEAQLKAEEDAKMAKMEFENNTIAALAMGNENFSGLVHHLQAADLAETFKGEGEYTVFAPTNEAFNKVPKATMDNLMKPENKETLQGLLKYHVVSGEWKAADLVKAINDNNNKYTVTTLQGDNLTLSLKDGKVQIKDSKGAIATVVTADIDASNGVIHTIDKVVMPKQ
- a CDS encoding HEAT repeat domain-containing protein, with protein sequence MGVGRIYNGEPSLRESLVEVILKLLSEANEHVRQTVVNAAGEIGKFQFEVVSAIFDVALFDSHHKVRNAVIGSLKKMSQKNPKPTLAWAKQFLTHPDKEIRRQVCHGIELRGRTHPQDILPLLEVLQDDETKLVRDTLVHVLGQIAYKKGCLPKVISALNTWKNKDLVSDAMLEIIDVHSEQRYAKFSALTQDEVMDYISENLTA